From Pararhodobacter zhoushanensis, the proteins below share one genomic window:
- the hutH gene encoding histidine ammonia-lyase: MLTLTPGATTLAQLETLFRQGLPARLSDDCRAPVAAAHAQIQAAAQGEAAVYGVNTGFGKLASVKIAARDTATLQRNLILSHCCGVGEPLDAGTTRLMMALKLLSLGRGASGVRWEVIAQIEALLAHGITPVVPSQGSVGASGDLAPLAHMTAVMIGAGEALVDGQRMNAAQALERAGIAPLTLGPKEGLALINGTQFSTALALTGLFDAWRLARGALLTGCLSTDAIMGSTAPLQEAIHALRGHRGQIEVAATMRGLMAGSVIRESHRDGDTRVQDPYCIRCQPQVLGASIDLLRFAATTLETEANAVTDNPIVTPEGILSGGNFHAEPVAFAADIIALALAEIGAIAQRRVALMVDPTLSHDLPPFLTPEPGLNSGYMIAEVTTAALMSENKHLANPCSTDSTPTSANQEDHVSMAAHGARRLGRMNANLSVILGVEALCAAQGIHYRAPLTTAPRLGQAIDALRAHVPPLAADRYLAPEIETAASLIRTDALAQAAGLEFDL, translated from the coding sequence ATGCTGACCCTGACCCCCGGCGCCACCACGCTCGCCCAGCTCGAAACCCTGTTCCGCCAAGGTCTGCCCGCCCGCCTGTCCGACGACTGCCGCGCGCCTGTCGCCGCCGCCCACGCGCAGATCCAAGCCGCCGCGCAGGGTGAGGCTGCGGTTTACGGCGTCAACACCGGCTTTGGCAAACTCGCTTCGGTCAAGATCGCCGCGCGCGACACCGCCACCCTGCAGCGCAACCTGATCCTCAGCCATTGCTGCGGCGTGGGCGAACCGCTCGACGCGGGGACAACCCGCCTGATGATGGCGCTCAAGCTGCTCAGTCTGGGGCGCGGAGCCTCGGGCGTGCGCTGGGAAGTCATCGCGCAGATCGAGGCGCTTCTGGCCCATGGCATCACGCCCGTGGTCCCGTCACAAGGCTCGGTCGGCGCGTCGGGCGACCTCGCGCCGCTGGCGCATATGACCGCCGTGATGATCGGCGCGGGCGAGGCGCTGGTAGACGGCCAGCGCATGAACGCCGCGCAAGCCCTTGAAAGGGCAGGGATCGCGCCGTTGACCCTTGGCCCGAAAGAGGGCCTCGCGCTGATCAACGGCACGCAATTCTCCACCGCGCTGGCGCTGACCGGCCTGTTCGACGCCTGGCGTCTCGCACGTGGCGCACTGCTCACCGGGTGCCTGTCCACGGATGCGATCATGGGCTCGACCGCGCCGCTGCAAGAGGCGATCCACGCCCTGCGCGGTCACCGGGGCCAGATCGAGGTTGCCGCCACGATGCGCGGGCTGATGGCCGGATCGGTGATCCGCGAGAGCCACCGCGACGGCGACACCCGCGTGCAGGATCCGTATTGCATCCGCTGCCAGCCGCAGGTGCTGGGCGCGTCCATCGACCTGCTGCGCTTCGCGGCGACGACGTTGGAAACCGAAGCCAACGCCGTCACCGATAACCCGATCGTCACGCCGGAGGGCATTCTCTCTGGTGGCAACTTTCACGCAGAACCCGTTGCTTTTGCTGCTGATATCATCGCTTTGGCTCTGGCCGAGATCGGCGCGATCGCGCAGCGCCGTGTCGCGCTGATGGTGGATCCGACGCTCAGCCACGACCTGCCGCCTTTCCTGACGCCCGAGCCGGGCCTGAATTCGGGCTATATGATCGCTGAAGTGACGACTGCCGCTTTGATGAGTGAAAACAAACACCTTGCGAACCCTTGTTCAACCGATTCCACCCCTACCTCTGCCAATCAGGAGGACCATGTCAGCATGGCCGCCCATGGCGCGCGGCGGCTGGGCCGGATGAACGCGAACCTGTCGGTCATTCTGGGGGTCGAGGCGCTGTGCGCCGCCCAAGGCATCCACTACCGCGCGCCCCTGACCACCGCGCCGCGCCTTGGCCAAGCCATCGACGCCCTGCGCGCCCATGTCCCGCCGCTGGCCGCCGACCGCTACCTCGCGCCCGAGATCGAGACCGCAGCGTCCCTGATCCGCACCGACGCATTGGCGCAGGCTGCCGGGCTGGAGTTCGACCTGTGA
- the hutG gene encoding N-formylglutamate deformylase, whose protein sequence is MTPVEVFEGDSPLILGLPHTGTDLLPEIFAKLTPRGQLLADTDWHIHTLYEGLIPDATTVRATFHRYVIDANRPPDGESLYPGQNTTGLVPLTDFDGEPLWLTAPDAAEIDARRQAYHAPYHAALAAQVARVKARHGVAILYDCHSIRSRIPYLFDGVLPDFNIGTVGGTSCDPLIESQVSDHCTEAMGYTAILNGRFKGGWTTRHYGHPAQGVHAIQMELAQSTHLATEAPPFAYDRAKAEALRHHLRAILGDLVALAPKLRAATR, encoded by the coding sequence GTGACCCCGGTCGAGGTATTTGAAGGCGACAGCCCGCTGATCCTCGGCCTGCCGCATACCGGCACCGATCTACTGCCTGAGATCTTCGCCAAGCTGACCCCGCGCGGTCAGCTTCTGGCAGATACCGACTGGCATATTCACACACTGTATGAAGGGCTTATCCCCGACGCCACCACCGTGCGCGCCACGTTCCACCGCTACGTCATCGACGCCAACCGCCCGCCCGACGGCGAAAGCCTGTACCCCGGCCAGAACACCACCGGGCTGGTCCCGCTGACCGATTTCGACGGCGAACCGCTCTGGCTGACGGCGCCGGATGCCGCCGAGATTGACGCCCGCAGGCAAGCCTACCATGCGCCCTATCACGCCGCACTGGCAGCGCAGGTAGCACGCGTCAAGGCGCGGCACGGGGTGGCGATCCTGTATGATTGCCACTCGATCCGGTCGCGCATCCCGTACCTGTTCGACGGCGTGTTGCCGGATTTCAACATTGGCACCGTGGGCGGCACGTCCTGCGATCCGCTGATTGAGTCTCAGGTTTCGGATCATTGCACCGAAGCAATGGGTTACACCGCGATCCTCAACGGTCGCTTCAAGGGCGGCTGGACCACGCGGCACTACGGCCACCCCGCCCAAGGCGTACACGCCATCCAGATGGAACTGGCCCAATCCACCCATCTGGCGACCGAAGCACCGCCCTTTGCCTATGACCGCGCCAAGGCCGAGGCCCTGCGCCACCACCTGCGCGCGATCCTTGGCGATCTTGTCGCTCTCGCCCCCAAACTTCGCGCTGCAACGCGCTGA
- the hutU gene encoding urocanate hydratase, with the protein MTNPRHNTRDIFAPTGPEITAKSWQTEAAMRMLMNNLHPDVAENPHELVVYGGIGRAARTWKDFDQIVSSLKSLENDQTLLVQSGKPVGVFQTHADAPRVLIANSNLVPHWATWDHFNALDKKGLMMYGQMTAGSWIYIGTQGIVQGTYETFAEAGRQHFGGDLTGKWILTAGLGGMGGAQPLAAVMAGACCLAVECDETRADFRIRTRYCDAKAHTLDEALALIADWTAKGEAKSVALIGNAADIFPELVRRMKAGDVRPDIVTDQTSSHDPVHGYLPQGWSVAEWRAKQESDPKAVERAARASMKVQVAAMVDFWNAGVPTLDYGNNIRQVALDEGLEDAFAFPGFVPAYIRPLFCKGIGPFRWVALSGDPEDIAKTDAKMKELFPDNTHLHRWLDMAADRIAFQGLPARICWIGLGDRHRAGLAFNEMVRKGELKAPVVIGRDHLDSGSVASPNRETEAMQDGSDAVSDWPLLNALLNTASGATWVSLHHGGGVGMGFSQHSGMVIVCDGTADADRRLARVLWNDPATGVMRHADAGYEIALDCAREHQLALPGIL; encoded by the coding sequence ATGACCAACCCCCGCCACAACACCCGCGACATCTTTGCCCCGACCGGCCCCGAGATCACTGCCAAATCCTGGCAGACCGAGGCTGCGATGCGGATGCTGATGAACAACCTGCACCCCGACGTGGCCGAGAACCCGCATGAACTGGTGGTTTATGGCGGGATCGGACGGGCGGCACGGACGTGGAAGGATTTCGATCAGATCGTCAGCAGCCTGAAATCGCTGGAGAATGATCAGACGCTGCTGGTGCAGTCCGGCAAGCCGGTCGGCGTGTTCCAAACCCATGCCGATGCGCCCCGCGTGTTGATCGCCAACTCGAACCTCGTGCCGCATTGGGCGACGTGGGACCATTTCAACGCCCTCGATAAGAAGGGGTTGATGATGTATGGCCAGATGACCGCCGGGTCGTGGATTTACATTGGAACTCAAGGCATTGTGCAGGGAACTTACGAGACATTTGCGGAGGCCGGACGCCAGCATTTTGGCGGCGATCTGACCGGAAAATGGATCCTGACCGCCGGTCTGGGCGGCATGGGCGGCGCGCAACCACTGGCGGCAGTGATGGCCGGGGCCTGCTGTCTGGCGGTGGAATGCGACGAGACCCGTGCCGATTTCCGCATCCGCACGCGCTATTGCGACGCCAAAGCCCATACACTGGACGAGGCGCTGGCGCTGATTGCCGACTGGACCGCCAAGGGTGAGGCGAAATCGGTCGCCCTGATCGGCAATGCCGCCGACATTTTCCCCGAACTGGTGCGCCGGATGAAAGCGGGTGACGTGCGGCCCGATATCGTCACCGATCAGACCTCGTCCCACGATCCTGTCCATGGATACCTTCCGCAAGGCTGGAGCGTCGCCGAGTGGCGCGCCAAGCAGGAAAGCGATCCCAAAGCGGTGGAGCGCGCGGCGCGGGCGAGCATGAAGGTCCAGGTCGCGGCGATGGTGGATTTCTGGAACGCGGGCGTGCCGACGCTGGATTATGGCAACAATATCCGTCAGGTAGCGCTGGATGAGGGGTTGGAGGATGCCTTTGCCTTTCCCGGTTTCGTGCCCGCCTATATCCGGCCGCTGTTTTGCAAGGGCATCGGGCCGTTCCGCTGGGTGGCGCTGTCGGGTGACCCCGAGGATATCGCCAAGACCGATGCCAAGATGAAAGAACTCTTCCCCGACAACACCCATCTGCACCGCTGGCTGGACATGGCCGCCGACCGCATCGCGTTTCAGGGCCTGCCCGCACGGATCTGTTGGATCGGGCTGGGGGACCGGCACCGGGCGGGTCTGGCCTTCAACGAGATGGTGCGCAAGGGCGAGCTGAAAGCGCCGGTGGTGATCGGGCGGGACCATCTGGATTCAGGCTCGGTCGCCTCGCCCAACCGCGAGACCGAAGCCATGCAGGACGGCTCGGATGCGGTGTCGGACTGGCCGCTGCTGAACGCGCTGCTCAACACCGCGTCAGGCGCGACCTGGGTGTCGCTGCACCATGGCGGCGGGGTTGGCATGGGGTTCTCGCAGCACTCGGGCATGGTGATTGTGTGCGACGGGACGGCGGATGCCGACCGGCGACTGGCGCGGGTGTTGTGGAACGATCCGGCGACCGGGGTGATGCGCCACGCGGATGCGGGGTACGAGATCGCGCTGGACTGCGCGCGGGAACATCAGCTGGCGCTGCCAGGGATTTTGTGA